One genomic segment of Candidatus Cloacimonadota bacterium includes these proteins:
- a CDS encoding type II toxin-antitoxin system HicB family antitoxin translates to MKFADKYVKLIEWSDKDQCYIGSCPELFYGGCHGNNPREVFNELCEIVGEMIEIYQQEGKQLPLPLSGKEYVNVLQKIA, encoded by the coding sequence ATGAAATTTGCTGATAAATATGTTAAACTTATCGAATGGTCTGATAAGGATCAATGTTATATCGGTAGTTGTCCTGAATTGTTTTATGGCGGATGTCATGGAAATAATCCACGAGAAGTATTCAACGAGTTATGCGAGATCGTTGGTGAAATGATAGAAATCTATCAACAGGAAGGAAAACAATTACCTTTACCCCTATCCGGAAAAGAATATGTGAATGTATTGCAGAAGATAGCTTGA
- a CDS encoding glycosyltransferase family 1 protein: protein MKILLINHFPLQGSGSGIYTMNIAQELVKKKHEVLVIDIDNQLDTNDYPFQRKTIMCDQTKNDDPDLKFNFPCFTTHPRSTLTYYDLSDEQMQDYIQTFIRTTKEVVEDFKPDVIHAQHLWITPYAALKSGIPYVITVHGTDLMGFEKDERYHKYAIEAADNAKKIITISRQVHNKTLELYKLPEEKLQLNPNGFDENIFKVKEIDKKALFQQFGINTVPGKLVSFVGKFTDFKGIDVLIKAARIISDRIPEVMFCLAGDGQLRQEMENLKSELKLDNVYFLGHQNQVDVASLYNAADVSVVPSRIEPFGLVAIEALACGTPVVATNAGGLPDFINDKVGQLVEMEDHQALAKAIIEELKNNTKLTKGKYAEKYAEDYSWNKTLQKVIDIYRKAIN from the coding sequence ATGAAAATATTATTAATAAATCATTTCCCTCTGCAGGGTTCCGGCAGCGGGATATATACGATGAACATAGCTCAGGAACTGGTTAAAAAAAAGCACGAAGTGCTGGTCATCGACATCGATAATCAACTCGATACAAATGATTATCCCTTCCAGAGAAAAACAATTATGTGCGACCAAACAAAAAATGATGATCCCGACCTGAAATTCAATTTTCCCTGCTTCACGACGCATCCCCGCAGCACTTTAACTTATTATGACCTATCAGACGAACAGATGCAGGATTATATCCAAACATTTATCAGAACTACTAAAGAAGTTGTAGAAGATTTCAAACCCGATGTCATTCACGCTCAACATTTATGGATCACTCCTTATGCTGCTCTGAAATCCGGAATTCCGTATGTGATCACGGTTCACGGCACAGATCTGATGGGTTTTGAAAAAGATGAAAGGTATCACAAATATGCAATCGAAGCTGCTGATAATGCAAAAAAAATCATAACCATTTCACGACAGGTTCACAACAAAACTCTGGAATTGTATAAACTCCCGGAAGAAAAATTACAACTTAATCCCAATGGTTTTGACGAGAATATCTTCAAAGTAAAAGAAATAGATAAAAAAGCACTTTTCCAGCAATTTGGGATAAATACTGTTCCCGGAAAGCTCGTTAGTTTTGTTGGTAAATTCACTGATTTCAAAGGGATCGATGTTCTCATTAAAGCTGCTCGTATTATTTCGGATAGGATCCCGGAAGTAATGTTCTGTCTTGCCGGAGACGGACAACTGCGACAGGAAATGGAAAATCTTAAATCAGAATTGAAACTCGATAATGTCTATTTTCTCGGTCATCAAAACCAGGTCGATGTAGCCTCCCTTTATAATGCAGCTGATGTTTCCGTAGTTCCTTCCCGTATCGAACCCTTCGGACTGGTTGCGATCGAAGCACTTGCCTGCGGAACTCCGGTGGTAGCAACAAATGCCGGAGGTTTACCGGATTTCATCAATGATAAAGTCGGGCAGCTCGTGGAAATGGAGGATCATCAAGCATTAGCAAAGGCTATCATCGAAGAGCTGAAAAATAACACTAAATTGACCAAAGGAAAATATGCAGAAAAATATGCTGAAGATTATTCGTGGAATAAGACTTTGCAGAAGGTGATAGATATCTATAGGAAAGCGATTAATTAA
- a CDS encoding GIY-YIG nuclease family protein: MKFFYVYILQSINFPDRHYTGFTEDLLSRLEKHNSGQCPHTSKFKPWKINTAISFDSKEKAMDFEKYLKSHSGRAFAKKHF; the protein is encoded by the coding sequence ATGAAATTCTTTTATGTATATATTCTGCAAAGCATAAACTTTCCTGATAGACACTATACAGGCTTCACAGAGGATTTGCTTTCCCGTTTAGAAAAACACAATTCAGGACAATGTCCTCATACTTCAAAATTCAAACCATGGAAAATTAATACTGCAATTTCTTTTGATTCCAAAGAAAAAGCTATGGATTTCGAGAAATATTTGAAAAGTCATTCCGGAAGAGCCTTTGCCAAAAAACATTTTTAA
- a CDS encoding deoxyribonuclease IV, which produces MKCIGAHVSIAGGVENAPLNAEKIGAKAFALFIKNQKQWKAKPFTDKNIDEFKENCKKFGYKPENILPHDGYLINLGHPEREKLEKSRTAFLDEMQRCEQLGLKYLNFHPGSHLRQISEQESLDLIAESINISIAKTSFVIPVIENTAGQGSNIGYKFDHLAYIISRIENKDRIGVCIDTCHLFVSGYDFRTRKTYEDTFEEFDKIVGFNYLKGMHLNDSKKELGTRVDRHESIGKGFIGIETFRFIMNDDRFEEIPLILETPNSDIWADEIKILYGLKG; this is translated from the coding sequence ATGAAATGCATTGGAGCACATGTCAGTATTGCCGGAGGAGTTGAGAATGCTCCTCTAAATGCGGAAAAAATCGGTGCGAAAGCGTTTGCTCTTTTCATCAAGAACCAGAAGCAATGGAAAGCAAAACCTTTTACCGACAAAAATATAGATGAATTCAAAGAGAATTGTAAAAAGTTCGGATATAAACCGGAAAATATTTTACCGCACGATGGCTATCTAATAAATCTCGGACATCCGGAAAGGGAAAAACTCGAAAAGTCAAGAACTGCTTTCCTGGATGAAATGCAGAGATGTGAACAACTTGGTTTGAAATATTTGAATTTCCATCCGGGAAGCCATTTACGACAGATATCCGAACAGGAAAGTCTTGATCTAATTGCAGAATCAATAAATATATCCATCGCTAAAACTTCTTTTGTGATCCCTGTTATTGAAAATACAGCAGGTCAGGGAAGTAATATAGGTTATAAATTCGATCATCTTGCTTACATAATTTCTCGAATCGAAAATAAAGATAGGATCGGAGTTTGCATCGACACCTGTCATTTATTTGTCTCCGGATATGATTTTAGAACTAGAAAAACTTATGAAGATACATTCGAGGAATTCGATAAAATCGTAGGTTTTAATTATCTGAAAGGCATGCATCTGAACGATTCCAAAAAAGAACTGGGAACACGAGTCGATAGACACGAAAGTATCGGCAAAGGTTTTATCGGTATCGAAACTTTCCGATTTATTATGAATGATGATAGATTCGAGGAAATACCTCTAATTTTGGAAACTCCAAATAGTGATATCTGGGCGGATGAGATCAAGATACTTTATGGTTTGAAGGGATAG
- a CDS encoding Crp/Fnr family transcriptional regulator: MRTYMVIPTYWSGPDGEWKEGDAVYDHATPLNEDGTLIRALRSLQILDDKNFTLIILATVTNNEYVDAMEKKLKKMLKETEIPVNTILFTEKNLRALKKELYRDLDLPDVLALRGYSNIRNLCLFIPYILDAEIAVLIDDDEVFEDPAFITKAKEFIGKRFYGNTIDGVAGYYLNEDNEYYDKVNIVPWMTYWDRFGGKREAFDNIIGKEPRLKKTPFAFGGAMVIHRNLMRIVPFDPKVTRGEDTDYVINSRIFGFNFFLDNELAIKHLPPPKKHPVWKRFREDIFRFLYNKSKFDNQSPNTNLHEIKPEDFDPYPGQFMKPDLGDKIFKTNIILALNYLADGDVQACKETINNIYLARYDAIPHYNTYSTYLEFQKKWRKLLEHTKSFGSVLKDIILEGQIITFDKYSFQKKKLLEQTHIKKEIKLEDIDLFKQFTRKELRRLFFISEIINLGKNEFVFKVGEEKSCIFIVLNGVLHVFKKNSMTGEELLVTEIKQGEHFNETSLFLSEPHTVSIKAVTSVDLMMIKKEELMNIIKENSELSSKILWIISKKLSQRLIQTTKKFSDSHEQTSDVSDIF; the protein is encoded by the coding sequence ATGAGAACTTATATGGTTATTCCAACTTACTGGTCTGGTCCTGACGGAGAATGGAAAGAAGGAGATGCTGTTTACGATCATGCAACTCCGCTCAATGAAGACGGAACTTTGATAAGAGCTTTAAGATCACTGCAAATTCTCGATGATAAGAATTTTACTTTGATCATTCTCGCAACAGTCACCAACAATGAATATGTAGATGCAATGGAGAAAAAACTAAAAAAAATGCTCAAGGAAACTGAAATTCCGGTTAATACGATCTTATTTACTGAAAAGAACCTGCGAGCTTTGAAAAAAGAACTTTATCGAGATTTGGATCTTCCTGATGTTTTAGCATTACGAGGTTATTCTAATATTAGAAATCTCTGCCTTTTCATTCCTTATATACTGGATGCTGAAATTGCTGTTCTTATAGATGATGATGAAGTCTTTGAGGATCCTGCTTTTATAACCAAAGCCAAAGAATTTATCGGGAAAAGGTTTTATGGAAATACGATCGATGGAGTTGCCGGATATTATTTGAATGAAGACAACGAATATTATGATAAAGTCAACATTGTACCCTGGATGACATATTGGGATCGCTTCGGCGGAAAAAGAGAAGCCTTTGATAATATTATCGGAAAAGAACCTCGTTTGAAGAAAACACCTTTTGCTTTTGGGGGTGCAATGGTCATTCATCGCAATTTGATGAGGATCGTTCCTTTTGATCCCAAAGTTACTCGGGGAGAAGATACTGATTATGTCATTAATTCCCGTATCTTCGGATTTAATTTTTTTCTCGATAATGAATTAGCGATCAAACATCTTCCACCTCCCAAAAAACATCCGGTCTGGAAAAGATTCAGGGAAGATATTTTCCGTTTCCTATATAATAAATCAAAATTTGATAACCAGTCTCCAAATACAAATCTGCACGAGATCAAACCGGAAGATTTCGATCCTTATCCGGGGCAATTTATGAAACCTGATCTCGGTGATAAGATCTTCAAAACAAACATTATTCTCGCTTTGAATTACCTTGCAGATGGAGATGTTCAAGCCTGCAAAGAAACGATCAACAATATTTATCTCGCCCGTTATGATGCGATTCCGCATTACAATACATACTCCACTTACCTGGAATTTCAGAAAAAATGGCGGAAATTATTGGAACACACGAAAAGTTTCGGAAGCGTGCTCAAGGATATCATTCTCGAGGGACAGATCATAACTTTTGATAAATATAGTTTCCAGAAGAAAAAATTATTGGAACAAACTCATATCAAAAAAGAGATCAAACTGGAAGACATCGATCTTTTCAAGCAATTTACCAGGAAAGAATTAAGAAGACTATTCTTTATTTCTGAAATAATCAACTTAGGGAAAAATGAATTTGTATTCAAAGTGGGAGAGGAAAAAAGCTGCATTTTCATAGTATTGAATGGAGTGCTGCATGTTTTCAAGAAGAATTCCATGACCGGAGAAGAACTTCTCGTTACGGAAATAAAACAGGGAGAGCATTTTAATGAAACATCCCTTTTTCTTTCAGAACCACACACGGTTTCCATTAAAGCTGTAACTTCGGTCGATTTGATGATGATCAAAAAAGAAGAATTGATGAATATCATTAAAGAAAATTCCGAACTTTCCTCTAAAATCCTCTGGATCATCTCCAAAAAATTAAGCCAGAGATTGATCCAGACAACAAAGAAATTCTCCGATTCTCATGAACAAACTTCCGATGTTTCCGATATTTTTTAA